The following proteins are encoded in a genomic region of Hippocampus zosterae strain Florida chromosome 2, ASM2543408v3, whole genome shotgun sequence:
- the LOC127596577 gene encoding uncharacterized protein LOC127596577 isoform X2: MDVAPAYDMRIEDVKMQNKKNFNMSVVDIKSLHTLVQTAAYCDVKKKNDTKTNHEKTFRRYKKSTHPCSNGSLLRCEKKMTPRQTMRQLFVDIKSLHTLVQTAGYCHVKKKNDTKTNHEKTFRGYKKSTHPCSNGSLLRCEKKNDTKTNHEKTFRGYKKSTHPCSNVRLLRCGKKDDTKTNHETTFRGYKKSTHPCSNGSLLRCEKKMTPRQTMRQLFVDIKSLHTPIQTAGYYDVKKKMTPRQTMRQLFVDIKSLHTLVQTAGYCHVKKKMTPRQTMRKLFVDIKSLHTPVQTAGYCDVKKKMTPR, from the exons ATGGATGTGGCCCCTGCGTACGATATGCGGATTGAGGatgtaaaaatgcaaaacaaaaaaaattttaatatgTCTgtcgtggatataaaaagtctacacacccttgttcaaacgGCAGCTTATtgcgatgtgaaaaaaaaaaatgacaccaagacAAACCATGAGAAAACTTTTCgtagatataaaaagtctacacacccttgttcaaacgGCAGCTTATtgcgatgtgaaaaaaaaatgacaccaagacAAACCATGAGACAACTTttcgtggatataaaaagtctacacacccttgttcaaacgGCAGGTTATtgccatgtgaaaaaaaaaaatgacaccaagacAAACCATGAGAAAACTTttcgtggatataaaaagtctacacacccttgttcaaacgGCAG CTTATtgcgatgtgaaaaaaaaaatgacaccaagacAAACCATGAGAAAACTTttcgtggatataaaaagtctacacacccctgttcaaacgtCAGGTTATTgcgatgtggaaaaaaagatgacaccaAGACAAACCATGAGACAACTTttcgtggatataaaaagtctacacacccctgttcaaacggCAG CTTATtgcgatgtgaaaaaaaaatgacaccaagacAAACCATGAGACAACTTttcgtggatataaaaagtctacacacccctattcAAACGGCAGGTTATtacgatgtgaaaaaaaaaatgacaccaagacAAACCATGAGACAACTTttcgtggatataaaaagtctacacacccttgttcaaacgGCAGGTTATtgccatgtgaaaaaaaaaatgacaccaagacAAACCATGAGAAAACTTttcgtggatataaaaagtctacacacccctgttcaaacggCAGGTTATtgcgatgtgaaaaaaaaaatgacaccaagatAA
- the LOC127596577 gene encoding uncharacterized protein LOC127596577 isoform X1, with amino-acid sequence MDVAPAYDMRIEDVKMQNKKNFNMSVVDIKSLHTLVQTAAYCDVKKKNDTKTNHEKTFRRYKKSTHPCSNGSLLRCEKKMTPRQTMRQLFVDIKSLHTLVQTAAYCDVKKKNDTKTNHEKTFRGYKKSTHPCSNGSLLRCEKKNDTKTNHEKTFRGYKKSTHPCSNVRLLRCGKKDDTKTNHETTFRGYKKSTHPCSNGSLLRCEKKMTPRQTMRQLFVDIKSLHTPIQTAGYYDVKKKMTPRQTMRQLFVDIKSLHTLVQTAGYCHVKKKMTPRQTMRKLFVDIKSLHTPVQTAGYCDVKKKMTPR; translated from the exons ATGGATGTGGCCCCTGCGTACGATATGCGGATTGAGGatgtaaaaatgcaaaacaaaaaaaattttaatatgTCTgtcgtggatataaaaagtctacacacccttgttcaaacgGCAGCTTATtgcgatgtgaaaaaaaaaaatgacaccaagacAAACCATGAGAAAACTTTTCgtagatataaaaagtctacacacccttgttcaaacgGCAGCTTATtgcgatgtgaaaaaaaaatgacaccaagacAAACCATGAGACAACTTttcgtggatataaaaagtctacacacccttgttcaaacgGCAG CTTATtgcgatgtgaaaaaaaaaaatgacaccaagacAAACCATGAGAAAACTTttcgtggatataaaaagtctacacacccctgttcaaacggCAGCTTATtgcgatgtgaaaaaaaaaatgacaccaagacAAACCATGAGAAAACTTttcgtggatataaaaagtctacacacccctgttcaaacgtCAGGTTATTgcgatgtggaaaaaaagatgacaccaAGACAAACCATGAGACAACTTttcgtggatataaaaagtctacacacccctgttcaaacggCAG CTTATtgcgatgtgaaaaaaaaatgacaccaagacAAACCATGAGACAACTTttcgtggatataaaaagtctacacacccctattcAAACGGCAGGTTATtacgatgtgaaaaaaaaaatgacaccaagacAAACCATGAGACAACTTttcgtggatataaaaagtctacacacccttgttcaaacgGCAGGTTATtgccatgtgaaaaaaaaaatgacaccaagacAAACCATGAGAAAACTTttcgtggatataaaaagtctacacacccctgttcaaacggCAGGTTATtgcgatgtgaaaaaaaaaatgacaccaagatAA